One Candidatus Hydrogenedentota bacterium genomic window carries:
- the purE gene encoding 5-(carboxyamino)imidazole ribonucleotide mutase has translation MPLVGIIMGSDSDLPTMRQAAEVLTQFEVPYELRVVSAHRTPRDMMAYADGARRRGLKVIIAGAGGAAHLPGMVASLTILPVIGVPIESKTLHGLDSLLSIVQMPGGVPVATVAIGNAKNAGLLAVSILASGGDKRLQRELTSYKARMARESRRKNLGL, from the coding sequence ATTCCGCTGGTAGGGATCATTATGGGGAGCGATTCGGATCTCCCGACAATGCGGCAGGCTGCTGAAGTGTTGACGCAATTCGAAGTTCCCTATGAATTGCGCGTCGTATCCGCACACCGAACCCCCCGAGACATGATGGCCTATGCGGATGGAGCAAGGCGACGAGGGTTGAAGGTCATCATCGCTGGCGCGGGCGGCGCTGCCCATCTGCCGGGGATGGTCGCGAGCCTGACGATACTGCCGGTGATAGGAGTGCCGATCGAGAGCAAAACACTTCATGGCTTGGATTCGCTTTTGTCAATTGTTCAGATGCCGGGCGGGGTGCCCGTTGCCACGGTGGCAATTGGAAACGCCAAGAATGCCGGCCTGCTTGCGGTGAGCATACTGGCGTCAGGTGGCGACAAACGGCTACAGCGCGAATTGACTTCGTATAAGGCACGGATGGCACGTGAATCGCGTAGGAAGAACCTCGGGCTATGA